CGTCTAAGAATATCACTCCGGTTACCTTAGAACTGGGCGGGAAGTCGCCTAACATTTTCTTTGAGAACGTAATGGACGCTGACGATGAGTTCTTTGACAAGTGCTTGGAAGGTGCAGTAATGTTTGCCCTTAACCAAGGTGAGGTATGTACCTGTCCATCCCGACTACTGGTGCAGGAAAGCATCTACGACAAATTTATAGAGCGCGTGATTGAACGAACTGAAGCTATTCAACTAGGGCATCCACTTGATCCCGATACTATGATGGGTGCCCAAGCTTCTAACGATCAGTACGAGAAAATTCTCAACTACATCAACATTGGTAAAGAAGAAGGCTGCGAAGTATTGACCGGAGGCGAAGCCGCTTACAATGAAGGACTCGAGGGCGGCTACTATATTAAGCCTACCATCTTAAAAGGAAATAACAAAATGCGGGTATTCCAGGAGGAAATCTTCGGGCCAGTAGTTTGTGTAACCACTTTCAAAGATGAAGCCGAAGCGATTGAAATTGCCAACGATACGCTCTACGGCTTAGGCGCGGGAGTTTGGACGCGAGATATGCACCAAGCCTACCAAATTTCCCGAGCGGTAAAAGCCGGTCGGGTTTGGGTGAACAACTATCATAACTACCCAGCACACGCTCCGTTTGGTGGCTACAAAAAGTCAGGTATTGGTCGGGAAAATCATAAGATGATGCTGGCTCACTACCGCCAGACGAAGAATATGCTGATTTCTTACGATAAAAAAGCAATGGGCTTCTTCTAAACTAGGTTTTGGGGATTAGGGGTTAGGAATTAGAATAACCCGAAGCTTCTAATCCCCAATCCCAAAAACCCAATACCCAATAATGACTGAGCGCGTTACCGTTACCGAAAAGGCGAAAGAAACGATTGACCAACTGCGGGCAGAACACGGTGAGCTGATGTTCCACCAGAGTGGTGGCTGCTGCGATGGCTCGTCGCCCATGTGTTTTCCTGATGGTGAGCTTATGCTCAACGAAACTGACGTTTGGTTAGGCAAAATTCACGGCTGTGAATTTTACATGTCGCAAGATCAATTTGAGTACTGGAAACACACCCAGCTCACGGTAGATGTTACCCCAGGACGCGGCGCAAGTTTTTCGCTGGAGATTCCTCTAGGGCTTCGCTTCGTTATCAAATCCCGCCTATTTACCGAAGAAGAGCAAGAGCAGCTTCGGCCAATACAATTAGGGGTTAACTAGGCTTGAAGCACCAGTTCTTTACCGACACATTCGCAGTATTAAAAGCTTTATAAAGCTCCTGATCGTTTTTAAATGACAGCTGATTTAAATGGTAGATCTCTACTGATAAAGTAATTTCCTCATCATCTCACGGCTAATGACTTAGTGTATATACTGCATCTTCAACTGCGTAAATTTCAGCCATCTCACCCGATCCACGGCTGCGATTTTTATATGTCACAAGATCAGTTTGAGTACTATTTAAAAATGAAATCCCACATATCAGGTATAATTTCTACACCTGATATTTATGGTGCGAATTCGCGATTAATTTTCACTCTTCGATTTCTTTCTTAAAAGTGAAAATATAAGTGTTTTCATTAGGTGAATTAGATTGAGAGCCGTTGAATCTAACGAGCTCTAAAAATAAATCTTCATTGTCCTCAAAGTCAAACTCATCTACCAGTGCACCATTATAGTAAAATGTACTTTTGTAGAGTATAGAACAATCTCTCTCTCCTTGCGTAGTACCACACACTCTAATATGCTCCACTGAGTCTACATCACCTTCACGAAAGTCAAGCAAGT
This region of Tunicatimonas pelagia genomic DNA includes:
- the exaC gene encoding acetaldehyde dehydrogenase ExaC, which translates into the protein MSDTLTTTRSQVEKPKFKDQYDNYIGGKWTPPIKGQYFDNVSPVDGANFTRIPRSTKEDVDAAIDAAWAAAPAWNNSSATERSNMLLKIADVMEQNLEDLARAETWDNGKALRETRAADLPLAVDHFRYFAGVIRAEEGSVSELDANTVCMNVLEPLGVVGQIIPWNFPILMATWKLAPALAAGNCVVLKPAEQTPVGILILMELIEDILPAGVLNIVNGFGAEAGKPLASSPRINKVAFTGETTTGQLIMQYASKNITPVTLELGGKSPNIFFENVMDADDEFFDKCLEGAVMFALNQGEVCTCPSRLLVQESIYDKFIERVIERTEAIQLGHPLDPDTMMGAQASNDQYEKILNYINIGKEEGCEVLTGGEAAYNEGLEGGYYIKPTILKGNNKMRVFQEEIFGPVVCVTTFKDEAEAIEIANDTLYGLGAGVWTRDMHQAYQISRAVKAGRVWVNNYHNYPAHAPFGGYKKSGIGRENHKMMLAHYRQTKNMLISYDKKAMGFF
- a CDS encoding DUF779 domain-containing protein, with the translated sequence MTERVTVTEKAKETIDQLRAEHGELMFHQSGGCCDGSSPMCFPDGELMLNETDVWLGKIHGCEFYMSQDQFEYWKHTQLTVDVTPGRGASFSLEIPLGLRFVIKSRLFTEEEQEQLRPIQLGVN